A single region of the Blattabacterium cuenoti genome encodes:
- the trpS gene encoding tryptophan--tRNA ligase yields the protein MKKILTGIRSTGTPHLGNILGVIIPSVYIANKNTKDYSFIFIADLHSMIQIDNIKTIKDNTYKIAAAWLAFGLNAENCLFYRQSDISAVTELAWYFSCFFPYKRLTLTHSFKKEMKNKGKVSVGLFTYPILMAADILLFNAKIVPVGKDQLQHIEITRRIANYLNKKIGKKLFVLPHAYLQKETMYVPGTDGEKMSKSKKNWINIFSSDDILKKQIMNIRTDSKSLKEEKNPETDYIMYLYRLIAPSDKIDKMQKKYIKGGYGYSEAKIALYEHIINKFSEERKKYFYFIKNKSLLDHILYSGAKKAKNIANVRLNYIRKCLYFNHIN from the coding sequence ATGAAAAAGATATTAACAGGAATTAGAAGTACAGGTACTCCCCATTTAGGTAACATTTTAGGTGTTATAATTCCATCTGTATATATTGCTAATAAAAATACAAAAGATTATTCATTTATATTTATAGCAGATTTACATTCTATGATTCAAATAGATAATATAAAAACAATAAAAGACAACACTTATAAAATTGCAGCTGCATGGTTAGCTTTTGGATTAAATGCGGAAAATTGTCTATTTTATAGACAATCTGATATTTCAGCAGTAACTGAGTTAGCTTGGTATTTTAGTTGTTTTTTTCCTTATAAACGATTGACATTAACTCATTCCTTTAAAAAGGAAATGAAAAATAAAGGAAAAGTTAGTGTAGGGTTATTTACTTATCCTATTTTAATGGCTGCTGATATTTTGCTTTTTAATGCAAAAATTGTTCCTGTAGGAAAAGATCAATTACAACATATAGAAATTACTCGTCGCATTGCCAATTATTTAAATAAAAAAATAGGAAAAAAATTATTTGTATTACCTCATGCTTATTTACAAAAAGAAACTATGTATGTCCCTGGAACAGATGGGGAAAAAATGAGTAAATCCAAAAAAAATTGGATTAATATTTTTTCTTCAGATGATATTTTGAAAAAACAAATTATGAATATACGTACAGATAGCAAATCTTTAAAAGAAGAAAAAAATCCTGAAACAGATTATATAATGTATTTATACAGATTAATAGCTCCTTCAGATAAAATAGATAAAATGCAAAAAAAATATATAAAAGGAGGATATGGATATTCAGAAGCTAAAATAGCGTTATATGAACATATCATTAATAAATTTTCAGAAGAAAGGAAAAAATATTTTTATTTCATAAAAAACAAATCTTTATTAGATCATATTCTTTATTCAGGTGCTAAAAAAGCAAAAAATATAGCGAATGTAAGATTGAATTATATTAGAAAGTGTTTATATTTCAATCATATAAATTAA
- a CDS encoding nucleotide exchange factor GrpE, producing MDIDQKKTEKQASSSNDVSDAESSSCIKEIKEIELLQEELEKDKNKFLRLFAEFENYKKRIKKERYDIFRAIHEKILIDLIPILDDFERGLKELKKSKDEFLVRGIALIQEKFIKILKEKGLNKIKIKKGDDFNTDFHEAITQIPAITEDLKGKIIEIIEAGYILQEKVIRHAKVITGK from the coding sequence ATGGATATAGACCAAAAAAAAACTGAAAAACAAGCATCATCATCTAATGATGTTTCTGATGCAGAATCTTCTTCTTGTATTAAAGAAATAAAAGAAATAGAGCTTCTTCAAGAAGAATTAGAAAAAGATAAAAATAAATTTTTGCGTCTTTTTGCAGAATTTGAAAATTATAAAAAACGTATTAAAAAGGAAAGATATGATATTTTTAGGGCTATTCATGAAAAAATTCTTATAGATTTAATTCCAATTTTAGATGATTTTGAACGAGGACTTAAAGAATTGAAAAAGTCTAAAGATGAATTTCTCGTTAGAGGAATAGCCTTAATACAGGAAAAATTTATTAAAATTTTAAAAGAAAAAGGATTAAACAAAATAAAAATAAAAAAAGGAGATGATTTTAATACAGATTTTCATGAGGCAATTACACAAATTCCAGCTATAACAGAAGACTTAAAAGGAAAGATTATTGAAATCATAGAAGCTGGATATATTTTACAGGAAAAAGTTATACGACATGCTAAAGTTATTACCGGAAAATAA
- the atpF gene encoding F0F1 ATP synthase subunit B produces MDLVTPSIGLIVWHTIIFVILILFLSKYAWKPIINFIDQREEKIRMSIEKAEKIKEELKNVENKKNKILKETRIKRDLILKEAIQIREKIKFKAKEESIIENKKIIEETKRDIQIKKKAAIHKLKNQIGDISIKIAEKILKKELDKTHKQDKFIKELVDKLY; encoded by the coding sequence ATGGATTTAGTTACTCCTTCTATTGGATTGATTGTTTGGCATACTATCATATTTGTAATACTTATATTATTTCTTTCCAAATATGCTTGGAAACCAATAATAAATTTTATTGATCAAAGAGAAGAGAAAATTAGAATGTCTATTGAAAAAGCAGAAAAAATTAAAGAAGAATTGAAAAATGTAGAAAATAAAAAAAATAAAATTTTAAAAGAAACTAGAATAAAAAGAGATCTAATTTTGAAAGAAGCTATTCAAATTAGAGAAAAAATAAAATTTAAGGCGAAAGAAGAAAGTATAATAGAAAATAAAAAAATTATAGAAGAAACAAAAAGGGATATTCAAATTAAAAAAAAAGCAGCTATACACAAGTTAAAAAATCAAATAGGAGATATTTCTATTAAAATAGCTGAAAAAATATTAAAAAAAGAGTTAGATAAAACACATAAACAAGATAAATTTATCAAAGAATTAGTAGATAAATTATACTAA
- the ilvD gene encoding dihydroxy-acid dehydratase: protein MEKRINKFSKKITKEPNLPAAHAMLYATGMKEFDFCKAQIGIVSNWYEGNPCNMHLDKLAKKIKSSVIAKNLVGFQFTTIGVSDGITMGTSGMRYSLPSRELIADSIETVVDSHHYDGVIAIPGCDKNIPGVMIALLRLNRSSIIVYGGSISSGFYDGKKLDIISSFEALGKKNTSKITEKEYKNIVKNSCPGPGACGGMYTANTMASALEAMGMMLPYSSSSPSTSENKKIECEEVSTYIKKLLEREIKTKDIVTKNSIENGVKLAMCLGGSTNLVLHFLAIAKSANIDFSLKDFQRISNKVPLIGNLKPSGIFLMEDIHMYIGGMPVIIKYLLNEGILLGDCLTVTGKTLSENMKNVPNITFNQKIIHSLNNPIKKSGHIRILYGNLALEGSIAKITGKEGTIFRGPANVFNSEEEANQAILNNTILPGVVIVIRYVGPMGGPGMPEMLKPTSYIMGSGLGKKVALITDGRFSGGSHGFVVGHITPEAQSGGLIALVKNKDFIKIDAENNTITLEIENEEIQRRKKLWIPPSLKVRKGYLYKYTKVVSSASEGCITDKF, encoded by the coding sequence ATGGAAAAAAGAATTAATAAATTTAGCAAAAAAATAACAAAAGAGCCTAATTTACCAGCAGCACATGCTATGTTATATGCTACAGGAATGAAAGAATTTGATTTTTGTAAAGCTCAAATTGGAATAGTAAGTAATTGGTATGAAGGTAATCCTTGTAACATGCATTTAGATAAATTGGCAAAAAAAATAAAATCATCGGTTATTGCTAAAAATTTAGTAGGATTTCAATTTACTACTATTGGAGTAAGTGATGGAATAACTATGGGAACATCAGGAATGAGATATTCTCTTCCTTCTAGAGAATTAATAGCGGATAGCATAGAAACGGTTGTAGATTCACATCATTATGATGGAGTAATAGCAATACCTGGATGCGACAAAAACATACCAGGGGTTATGATTGCTTTACTTAGATTAAATAGATCATCTATTATTGTATATGGAGGAAGCATTTCCTCTGGTTTCTATGATGGAAAAAAATTAGATATAATTTCTTCTTTTGAGGCTCTAGGAAAAAAAAACACCTCCAAAATAACTGAAAAAGAGTATAAAAATATTGTAAAAAATTCTTGTCCAGGACCTGGTGCTTGTGGAGGAATGTATACAGCAAATACCATGGCTTCTGCTTTAGAAGCTATGGGCATGATGTTACCTTATTCTTCTTCTTCTCCTTCAACAAGTGAAAATAAAAAAATAGAATGTGAAGAAGTTAGTACATATATTAAAAAACTTTTAGAAAGAGAAATAAAAACAAAAGACATAGTAACAAAAAATTCTATAGAAAATGGAGTAAAATTAGCTATGTGTTTAGGAGGTTCTACTAATTTAGTTTTACATTTTTTAGCTATTGCTAAATCAGCAAATATTGATTTTTCTTTAAAAGATTTTCAAAGAATTAGTAATAAAGTTCCTCTTATTGGAAATCTAAAACCAAGTGGAATTTTTTTAATGGAGGATATTCACATGTATATAGGGGGAATGCCTGTTATTATAAAATATCTATTAAATGAAGGGATCCTATTAGGAGATTGTTTAACCGTCACTGGAAAAACATTGTCTGAAAATATGAAAAATGTACCAAATATAACTTTTAATCAAAAAATTATTCATTCTTTAAATAATCCCATAAAAAAAAGCGGACATATAAGAATTTTATATGGCAATCTGGCTTTGGAAGGCTCTATAGCTAAAATTACTGGAAAAGAAGGAACTATATTTCGTGGACCAGCTAATGTTTTTAATTCAGAAGAAGAAGCAAATCAAGCTATATTGAACAATACAATTTTACCTGGGGTTGTCATTGTTATTAGATATGTAGGACCAATGGGAGGCCCTGGAATGCCAGAAATGTTAAAACCTACGTCTTATATAATGGGATCAGGATTAGGTAAAAAAGTAGCTCTTATTACGGATGGACGATTTTCAGGAGGATCACATGGTTTTGTAGTTGGACATATCACTCCAGAAGCACAATCTGGAGGATTGATAGCTTTGGTTAAAAATAAAGATTTTATAAAAATAGATGCAGAAAATAATACCATTACTCTTGAAATAGAAAATGAGGAAATACAAAGAAGAAAAAAATTATGGATTCCTCCTTCATTGAAGGTTAGAAAAGGATATTTATATAAGTATACAAAAGTAGTTTCCTCCGCTTCTGAAGGGTGTATTACAGATAAATTTTAA
- the atpG gene encoding ATP synthase F1 subunit gamma, with amino-acid sequence MSNPKEIKRRILSIESVIKTTEAMRMISIVKLQKSKDFLMHVKTYFDHIELLFLNVLSTEKRNNFYHSKYFLEKGNKKLFIVFTSNRGLCGSFNSLIFSKIDHFIQKKSLLHNKYIFFSIGKKGFDFLNKKYNIYMYKKNNNWIDYDNFTKKIQIFTKKLIIDFFNKKFSSIYLMYNNLKKSLFQEIIIEKFLPISVDLNNLNTTGGNYILEPSQKEIIDHLIPKFLNTKLLKIFLKSITAEHTARMISMHQATENASNIKNDLILNYNKERQTTITKEILEIISGLESLN; translated from the coding sequence ATGTCCAATCCAAAAGAAATTAAAAGAAGAATATTATCGATAGAATCGGTTATCAAAACTACGGAAGCTATGAGAATGATCTCTATCGTTAAATTACAAAAATCCAAAGATTTTCTCATGCATGTAAAAACTTATTTTGATCATATAGAATTACTTTTTTTAAACGTTTTATCAACAGAAAAAAGAAATAATTTTTATCATAGTAAATATTTTTTAGAAAAAGGAAATAAAAAATTATTTATTGTCTTTACTTCTAATCGTGGATTATGTGGTTCTTTTAATTCCTTAATTTTTTCTAAAATTGATCATTTTATTCAAAAAAAAAGTTTATTGCATAATAAATACATTTTTTTTTCAATTGGAAAAAAAGGATTTGATTTCTTAAATAAGAAATACAACATATATATGTATAAAAAAAATAATAATTGGATAGATTATGATAATTTTACCAAAAAAATACAAATTTTTACAAAAAAATTAATTATAGATTTTTTTAATAAAAAATTTTCATCAATTTATTTGATGTATAATAATCTAAAAAAATCCTTATTTCAAGAAATAATTATAGAAAAATTTCTTCCAATCTCTGTTGATCTAAATAATTTAAATACAACAGGAGGTAACTATATTCTAGAACCTTCTCAAAAGGAAATTATAGATCATTTAATTCCAAAATTTTTAAATACAAAATTATTAAAAATTTTTTTAAAATCTATTACAGCAGAACATACAGCACGTATGATATCTATGCATCAAGCTACAGAAAATGCATCCAATATTAAAAATGATTTAATATTAAATTACAATAAAGAAAGACAAACTACAATTACCAAAGAAATACTTGAAATTATCAGTGGGTTAGAATCTTTGAATTAA
- the mnmA gene encoding tRNA 2-thiouridine(34) synthase MnmA, protein MQKVIVGLSGGVDSSVSALILKKKGYEVIGLFMHNWEDKDTVLNQCTWKEDCIDAMLVAKQLNIPFQVIEMKKEYKKYVIDYMFNEYRSGKTPNPDILCNKEIKFNIFLKIALNLGADFIATGHYVNKKKILKNKKIIYRLLMGKDLNKDQSYFLCQLTQYQLEKSLFPLGVLTKNQVRKIAEINGLRNAHKKESQGLCFVGKIQLYKFLKKRILPKKGEVVYINSNDLIYQKKQEKKIFFSKEEELFFLSKKKKYKKSDGKIIGFHKGAHYFTKGQRKGIALGGCQEPLFVIDTNVKENIVYTGMGKKHPGLYRKYLFIQEKNIHWIRDDLTLFEGEKMDVFCRIRYRQPLQKSKLYKIKKGMFIEFETLQCAITEGQFAVWYIGKELIGSGVIY, encoded by the coding sequence ATGCAAAAGGTAATAGTAGGACTTTCAGGAGGGGTAGATTCAAGTGTTTCTGCATTAATTCTTAAAAAAAAAGGTTATGAAGTTATTGGTTTATTTATGCATAATTGGGAAGATAAAGATACCGTTTTGAATCAATGTACTTGGAAAGAAGATTGTATTGATGCTATGTTAGTAGCTAAACAATTAAATATTCCTTTTCAAGTAATTGAAATGAAAAAAGAATATAAAAAATACGTAATTGATTACATGTTTAACGAGTATAGATCAGGAAAAACTCCTAATCCAGATATATTGTGTAATAAAGAAATTAAGTTTAATATTTTTTTGAAAATAGCTCTTAATTTGGGTGCAGATTTTATTGCAACAGGACATTATGTTAATAAAAAAAAAATTTTAAAAAATAAAAAAATAATTTATCGTCTTTTGATGGGAAAAGATTTGAATAAAGATCAATCATATTTTTTATGTCAATTAACGCAATATCAATTAGAAAAATCCTTATTTCCATTAGGGGTGTTAACTAAAAATCAAGTACGAAAAATAGCGGAAATAAATGGATTACGAAATGCTCATAAAAAAGAGTCTCAAGGATTATGTTTTGTTGGAAAAATTCAATTATATAAATTTCTTAAAAAAAGAATTCTTCCAAAAAAAGGAGAAGTGGTATATATCAATTCTAACGATTTAATATATCAAAAAAAACAAGAAAAAAAAATTTTTTTTTCTAAAGAAGAAGAGCTATTTTTTTTATCTAAAAAAAAAAAATATAAAAAATCAGATGGAAAGATAATTGGATTTCATAAAGGAGCTCATTATTTTACTAAAGGACAGCGGAAAGGAATAGCTTTAGGAGGTTGCCAAGAACCTCTTTTTGTTATTGATACCAATGTTAAAGAAAACATTGTTTATACAGGAATGGGGAAAAAACATCCAGGATTATATCGAAAATATTTATTTATTCAGGAAAAAAATATTCATTGGATTAGGGATGATTTAACTCTTTTTGAAGGAGAAAAAATGGATGTATTTTGTAGAATTCGTTATAGACAACCATTACAAAAATCAAAATTATACAAAATAAAAAAAGGAATGTTCATAGAATTTGAAACTTTACAATGTGCTATAACGGAAGGACAATTTGCCGTTTGGTATATTGGAAAAGAATTGATAGGATCAGGAGTTATTTATTAA
- the atpA gene encoding F0F1 ATP synthase subunit alpha, which translates to MSDLKYSEISSILKEELSNFNFESKLSEYGIIIQIGDGIARSVGLNSAFYGELVEFQYGVKGIVFNLEADHVSIVLLHSSKNIKEGDKVKRTGKIFSIKVGEGMLGRVVDVLGNPIDGKGPIEGKLFEMPLERKAPGVIFREPVKEPLQTGIKFIDSMIPIGRGQRELIIGDRQTGKTTIAIDTIINQKRFFEDNKPVYCIYVAISQKGSTIARITKILQEKGALPYTVIVSSKSSDPASMQVFSPFSGTAIGEYFRDTGRSSLVIYDDLSKQAVSYREISLLLRRPPGREAYPGDVFYLHSRLLERSAKIIKDQKMAEKMNDIPESIRKDIKGGGSLTAMPIIETQSGDISSYIPTNVISITDGQIFLEKDLFHSGVLPAINESISVSRVGGSAQIPSMRKISGTLKIDQAQFRELESFSKFGSELDPSTMEILKKGKINIEILKQPAHSPYDIADQIAIIYAGTKNLLKNIPINKISDFEKEYLFYLKEKHEDILNSLRNGILDDKISKILEKIVLELSNQYIY; encoded by the coding sequence ATGTCAGATTTAAAATATTCTGAAATTTCATCTATTCTGAAAGAAGAATTATCTAATTTTAACTTTGAATCAAAGTTATCTGAATATGGTATTATTATTCAAATAGGAGATGGAATTGCGAGATCTGTAGGTCTAAATTCCGCTTTTTATGGAGAATTAGTAGAATTTCAATATGGAGTTAAAGGTATCGTTTTTAATCTTGAAGCAGATCATGTTAGTATTGTCCTATTACATTCATCAAAAAATATAAAAGAAGGAGATAAAGTTAAAAGAACAGGGAAAATTTTTTCTATTAAGGTAGGAGAAGGAATGCTAGGTCGTGTTGTAGATGTATTAGGAAATCCTATTGATGGTAAAGGTCCTATAGAAGGAAAATTATTTGAAATGCCTTTGGAAAGAAAGGCTCCAGGTGTTATTTTTAGAGAACCTGTCAAAGAACCTCTTCAAACTGGAATTAAATTTATAGATTCGATGATCCCCATAGGAAGAGGACAAAGAGAATTAATTATTGGTGATAGACAAACTGGAAAAACAACTATAGCTATTGATACAATTATCAATCAAAAAAGATTTTTTGAGGATAATAAACCTGTTTATTGCATTTACGTTGCGATAAGCCAAAAAGGATCTACAATAGCAAGAATTACTAAAATATTACAAGAAAAAGGAGCTTTACCTTATACAGTGATAGTATCTTCAAAATCTTCTGATCCGGCTTCTATGCAAGTTTTTTCTCCTTTTTCTGGTACTGCTATTGGAGAATATTTTAGAGATACAGGTCGTTCTTCTTTAGTTATATATGATGATCTTTCAAAACAAGCTGTTTCTTATAGAGAAATATCTTTGTTATTACGACGTCCTCCTGGAAGAGAGGCTTATCCAGGAGATGTTTTTTATTTACATTCACGTCTTCTAGAACGTTCAGCTAAAATTATAAAAGATCAAAAAATGGCTGAAAAAATGAATGATATTCCAGAATCTATTAGAAAGGATATAAAAGGAGGTGGTTCTTTAACTGCTATGCCAATTATTGAGACTCAATCTGGAGATATTTCTTCTTATATACCTACTAATGTTATTTCCATTACAGATGGGCAAATTTTTTTAGAAAAAGATTTATTCCATTCTGGAGTTCTTCCTGCAATTAATGAAAGTATATCTGTTTCTCGTGTCGGAGGATCTGCTCAAATTCCATCTATGAGAAAAATATCCGGTACTCTAAAAATAGATCAAGCTCAATTTAGAGAATTAGAATCGTTTTCTAAATTTGGTTCTGAGTTAGATCCGTCTACTATGGAAATTTTAAAAAAAGGAAAAATTAATATAGAAATATTAAAACAACCTGCTCATTCTCCATATGATATAGCAGATCAAATAGCCATTATTTATGCTGGAACTAAAAATCTTCTAAAAAATATTCCTATTAATAAAATTTCAGATTTTGAAAAAGAATATCTTTTTTATTTAAAAGAAAAACACGAAGATATTTTAAATTCTTTAAGAAATGGAATACTTGATGATAAAATATCGAAAATTTTAGAAAAAATAGTATTGGAATTAAGCAATCAATACATTTATTAA
- the atpH gene encoding ATP synthase F1 subunit delta produces MFSNKKIVRHYAKIFFEYSNGNDLFYEKVKKVSSLLYNNVYINRILYTSLLNSEKKIKIFKKIFYPFDILLYKFIQLLIIRKREFFFKEILLEYKKIYKKEKKGLIKCIVISAFPLSMDMQKLIIHQIKIMTKYDKKFNIINKTDPSIIGGFLFRIEYEYKEWNFSIREQLFCIKKIFKNSI; encoded by the coding sequence ATGTTTTCAAACAAAAAAATAGTTAGACATTACGCTAAAATTTTTTTTGAATATTCTAATGGAAATGATTTATTTTACGAAAAAGTAAAAAAAGTATCTTCTTTATTGTATAATAACGTATATATAAACAGAATTCTTTATACCTCATTGTTAAATTCTGAAAAAAAAATAAAAATTTTTAAAAAAATTTTTTATCCTTTCGATATTTTACTATATAAATTTATACAATTATTAATTATACGAAAAAGAGAATTTTTTTTTAAAGAAATTTTATTGGAATATAAAAAAATATATAAAAAAGAAAAAAAAGGACTTATAAAATGCATTGTTATTTCTGCTTTTCCTTTAAGTATGGATATGCAAAAATTAATTATACATCAAATTAAAATCATGACTAAATATGATAAAAAATTTAACATAATTAATAAAACGGATCCATCTATTATTGGAGGTTTTTTATTTCGTATAGAATATGAATATAAAGAATGGAATTTTAGCATTCGGGAACAATTATTTTGTATCAAAAAAATATTTAAAAATTCAATTTAA
- a CDS encoding DnaJ C-terminal domain-containing protein, protein MVKKDYYEVLGVSKNASTEEIKKAYRKLAIKYHPDKNLDNKKNAEEKFKEAAEAYEVLSNSEKRQRYDKFGHSGIKGSSSGSGMNMEDIFANFGDIFADAFGVGESFSSFGFGRSSRHKTIKGSDLRIRVKLSLEEIAHGIEKKVKVKRLKVSKGIKFKNCRSCNGTGQIIRITNTILGRMQTTSQCHVCSGTGKKIDNIPYGANKYGLIKEEELVNIKIPAGLTEGIQLKVSEKGNEAPFGGIPGDLIVLIEEIPHYQLKREGNNLHYDLYISFPDAILGASKEVPTINGKARIKIDPGTQSGKTLRLKNKGLPNIEGYGYGSLLIHVNVWTPKKINEEQRKFFEKMRKNENFLPHPGNLEKSFFDRVREMFS, encoded by the coding sequence ATGGTGAAAAAAGATTACTACGAAGTTTTAGGAGTTTCTAAAAACGCTTCTACAGAAGAAATTAAAAAAGCTTATCGAAAATTAGCAATAAAATATCATCCAGATAAAAATTTAGATAATAAAAAAAATGCAGAAGAAAAATTTAAAGAAGCAGCTGAAGCTTATGAAGTTTTAAGCAACTCAGAAAAAAGACAACGTTATGATAAATTTGGACATTCTGGAATAAAAGGGAGTAGTTCAGGTTCAGGAATGAATATGGAAGATATATTTGCAAATTTTGGAGATATTTTTGCTGATGCCTTTGGAGTTGGAGAAAGTTTTTCTAGTTTTGGATTTGGACGATCATCTAGACATAAAACTATTAAAGGAAGTGATTTAAGAATTAGAGTTAAACTTTCATTAGAAGAAATAGCTCATGGAATAGAAAAAAAAGTGAAAGTTAAGAGACTAAAAGTATCTAAGGGAATAAAATTTAAAAATTGTAGATCTTGTAATGGTACTGGTCAAATAATACGTATTACCAATACCATTTTAGGAAGAATGCAAACAACATCTCAATGTCATGTATGTTCTGGAACTGGAAAAAAAATAGATAATATTCCTTATGGAGCGAATAAATATGGATTGATTAAAGAAGAAGAATTAGTAAATATAAAAATACCTGCAGGACTTACAGAAGGAATTCAACTTAAAGTTTCTGAAAAAGGAAATGAAGCTCCATTTGGAGGAATTCCTGGAGATTTAATTGTATTAATTGAGGAAATTCCTCATTATCAATTAAAAAGAGAAGGTAATAATCTACATTATGATTTATATATATCGTTTCCAGATGCAATATTAGGCGCTTCTAAAGAAGTTCCTACCATTAATGGAAAAGCAAGAATAAAAATTGATCCAGGAACACAATCAGGAAAAACTCTTAGATTAAAAAATAAAGGGTTGCCTAATATAGAAGGATATGGGTATGGAAGTCTTTTAATTCATGTTAATGTTTGGACTCCAAAAAAAATTAATGAAGAACAAAGAAAATTTTTTGAAAAAATGAGAAAAAATGAAAATTTTCTTCCTCATCCCGGAAATTTAGAAAAATCATTTTTTGATCGTGTAAGAGAAATGTTTTCTTAA